CTGCTCGCCGTCGACGAGCCGTCGCCGGAGGTCGCGTTCGACGACGCCGCAGCGCTCCGGCTCGCCACCGACATCGAAGGACACCCCGACAACGTCGCGGCCGCGCTCCTCGGCGGGTTGACGATCGCGTGGATGGACGACCAGGGCGGACGCGCCGTCCGGCTCGAGGCACCGGTCTCCGCCGTGGCGTTCGTCCCGAGCGAGGGCGTCAAGACGGAGGTCGCGCGCGGACTGCTGCCCGAGTCCGTCCCCCACGCGGACGCGGCACGCAACGCCGGCCGAGCAGCACTGCTCGTCGCCGCGTTCGGGGCGCATCCCGAGCTTCTCCTCGAAGCGACCGACGACCGGTTGCACCAGCGCTACCGCGCGCCCGCGATGCCGGACTCGTTCGCCCTCGTCGAGGCGATGCGCGCCGCCGGGGTCCCCGCGATCATCTCCGGCGCGGGGCCGACGGTGCTCGCGTTCGTCACCGACGCGTACGACCAGGCGCGCCTGGTCTCGCAGGCGCCGGCAGGGTGGGCGGTGCTTCCGCTGCAGGTCGACCAGTGGGGGACACGTCCCGCGGCGACCGCGCGTTAGGTCACGATTGTGTGACTCGCTGCACCCACGTGGAACAGATGGACGGTGACGGATGTTATGGTCGATCAGGTGATCCGAGAGGGTCCGACTCGATCGAACCCCCTCGATCTCCGTTCATCCCCGCATCCTCCTGACGTCGCTCGACGCTCAGAGTTCCAGGACCCGCGTGGGAATCGCAATGCTTCGTTCGGCCTCGTGGCACGAGGTCGAGCCTTGGTGGTCCGCGACATCGTACGGACCGCTGACAACGAGCGGTGCCTGAGCGCCGCCTGACGTGGGAAGGACCTCACGTGACCGAAACACCCACCCTGCTCGGCGGCGCCGGCGAGCCCGCGGTCGAGACCGCGGCTGCCAAGACCCCGCGTCGACGCGGCACCGGCCTCAACGGGATGGTGCTCCCCGAGCTGCAGCAGATCGCCTCCGGTCTGGGCATCAAGGGCGTAGGCAAGATGCGCAAGGGCGCCCTGATCGAGGCCATCCAGGCCGCTCAGGGCGGCGGCCCCGCTGCCGGCGGGAGCACCGCGGCTCCGGCCGCGCAGGCCGCTTCCGCCCCCGCCGCGGCCCCTGCGCCGGCGACGGCCGAGCCCACTCGCGAGCCCGCTCCCCGTGTCGAAGCGCCGCGCGAGGAGCGCGTGCAGCAGTCGCGCGCGGACCGCGGCGGCGAGCAGCCCCGCGAGAAGGCCGACGCTCCCCGCGAGGACCGCGCGGAGAAGCCCCGCGGTGACCGCGGCGAGAAGAAGAACGACAACCGCGGCGACGACCGCGGTGAGAAGAAGGAAAGCCGCGGCGACCGCGGCGAGAAGAAGAACGACAACCGCAACGAGCGCAACGAGCGTGGCGAGCGCGATGCCAACCGCACCGAGCGCAACGACCGCACCGAGCGCGATGCGCGCACCGAGCGCGGCGACGGCAACCGTGGCGATGCCAACCGTGGCGATGCCAACCGTGGCGATGCCAACGACGCTGATCGCGACGGTGAGGGCGGCGGTCGCCGCCGCAACCGCAACCGCAACCGCAACCGCAACCGCGGCGACCGGGAGCAGCGCAGCGAGCGGCCCGAGCGCGGGTCCCGCGAGTCCGAGCCGATCGTGAGCGAGGACGACGTCCTGATCCCGGCAGCGGGCATCCTCGACGTCCTCGACAACTACGCGTTCGTCCGCACGAGTGGCTACCTGCCTGGCGAGAACGACGTCTACGTCTCCCTGTCGATGGTCCGCAAGTGGGGCCTGCGCAAGGGCGACGCGATCGTCGGCCAGGTGCGCCAGCCCCGTGAGGGCGAGCGCAAGGAGAAGTTCAACCCGCTCGTCAAGATCGAGTCGGTCAACGGGATGACGATCGACGAGGCCAAGCAGCGCGTCGAGTTCGCCAAGCTCACCCCGCTCTACGCCTCTGAGCGGCTGCGCCTCGAGACCGAGCCGACCCAGATGACCGGCCGGATCATGGACATCGTCGCGCCGATCGGCAAGGGCCAGCGCGGCCTGATCGTGTCGCCGCCCAAGGCCGGCAAGACGATGGTCATGCAGCAGATCGCCAACGCGATCACCACGAACAACCCCGAGTGCCACCTGATGGTCGTCCTCGTGGACGAGCGTCCGGAGGAGGTCACCGACTTCCAGCGCACGGTCAAGGGCGAGGTCATCGCCTCGACGTTCGACCGTCCCGCCACCGACCACACGACGGTCGCCGAGCTGGCGATCGAGCGGGCCAAGCGTCTCGTCGAGCTCGGTCACGACGTGGTCGTCCTGCTCGACGGCATCACCCGCCTCGGCCGGGCCTACAACCTGGCGGCTCCCGCGAGCGGACGCATCCTGTCCGGCGGCGTCGACTCGTCGGCGCTGTACCCGCCCAAGAAGTTCTTCGGCGCGGCGCGCAACATCGAGGACGGCGGATCCCTGACGATCCTCGCCACGGCCCTGGTCGAGACCGGGTCGCGGATGGACGAGGTGATCTTCGAGGAGTTCAAGGGCACCGGCAACATGGAGCTGCGCCTGCGCCGCGAGTTCGCCGACAAGCGCATCTTCCCGGCGATCGACGTCGAGTCGTCGGGCACCCGCCGCGAGGAGCTGCTGATGAGCCGCGAGGAGCTCGCGATCATCTGGAAGCTCCGGCGCGTGCTGTCGGCGCTGGACGGTCAGCAGGCCCTCGAGCTGATGCTCGAGAAGCTGAAGTCGACCAAGAGCAACGTCGAGTTCCTCATGCAGATCAACCAGTCGACCCCGTCGACGGGGCGCCGCGGCAGCGACGACGACTGATCACGAGCACGGCACGGAGGCGGCTGAACCCGGGAGGGTCCGGCCGCCTTCGTCGTGGCCGTACTCTGTCGCCATGACCTCCGCATACGACTTCCGTGCCGTCGACATCGACGGCAACGAGCGCAGCCTGGACGAGTTCCGTGGCAAGGCCGTCCTCGTCGTCAACACCGCGAGCAAGTGCGGCTTCACGCCGCAGTACGAGGGGCTCGAGGAGCTCTACCGCAAGTACCAGGACGAGGGCCTCGTCGTGCTCGGTTTCCCGTGCGACCAGTTCCGCAACCAGGAGCCGGGCCACGACGCGGAGATCAAGGAGTTCTGCTCCCTGACGTACGACGTGACGTTCCCGATGTTCTCCAAGATCGACGTGAACGGCGCCGACGCCCACCCGCTCTACCAGTGGCTGCGGGACCAGAAGTCGGGAGTGCTCGGCGACCGGATCAAGTGGAACTTCACGAAGTTCCTCGTCGACGCCGACGGCCAGGTCGTGGACCGCTACGCGCCCACCACGAAGCCCGAGGACATCGCCGGCGACATCGAGAAGCTCCTGACGTGAACCCGCTGCTGGTCACGGTGGTGCTGCTCAACGCACTCGCCGCGGCCTCCGTGCTCTTCGCGCTCACCGAGGCCAACAAAGGGGTCCCGATCTCGGAGCTCGGCGTGTTCCTGACGGTGAGCGTCGGACTGCTCGGGCTGTCGATCATCCTGGTGGCCGGGTCGATGATCACGGCGTGACCGGCGCCGTCGTCCACGGGAATGCGCGGCGGGCGATTCGTGTTTGACAGAACGTCGATGGCACAATGGACAAGGCTCTGGTTCACGCCCCGACCCGCGGGACGACCCAGCGGCCGATCGAGAGGACACCATGAAGAACGACATCCACCCCACGTACGTGGCGACCGAGGTCTCCTGCACCTGCGGCAACACGTTCACCACCCGCAGCACCGCGACCGGCGGAGTGATCCGCGTCGAGACCTGCGCGGCATGCCACCCGTTCTACACGGGCAAGCAGCGCATCCTGGACACGGGCGGCCGCGTCGCCCGCTTCGAGAAGCGCTACGGCAAGAAGTAACGACCTCCCGGCGCCGGCCACGCTCCCTGCGTGGACCGGCGCCGTTGTCGTGTCAGGTCTCGGCAGGCGAGACCAGCGGAACGAGGAGGGGTTGATGAGCACGCGGTTCGATGCCGTCGAGTCGTTGGTGCGTGAGCACTCCGACCTCGAGACGCAGATGGCCGACCCCTCGGTCCACACCGACCCAGCGCTCGCGAAGCGGCTGGGCCAGAGGTACGCGGAGCTGACCAACGTCGTCCGCACCTATCGCGACTGGCAGCAGACGGTCGACGACCTCGAGGCGGCCCGCGAGCTCGCCGGTGAGGACCCCGACTTCGCGGCCGAGGTCGAGACCCTGTCCGTCCGCGAGCACCAGCTCGCCGAACGGCTCGAGCGGCTGCTCGTCCCACGCGACCCCGCCGACTCCAAGGACGCGATCCTCGAGATCAAGGCAGGCGAGGGCGGCGAGGAGTCGGCCCTGTTCGCGGGCGACCTGCTCCGGATGTATCTGCGGTGGGCTGAGACCCAGGGCTGGAAGACCGAGCTGATCGACGAGAACGCCTCGGACCTCGGCGGCTACAAGTCCGTCACGGTGGGAGTGAAGGCGAAGGGCACGCCCGACCCCGGCGACGCGCCCTACGCGAAGCTCAAGTTCGAGGGTGGGGTCCACCGCGTGCAGCGAGTGCCGGTGACCGAGTCCCAGGGCCGCGTGCACACGTCGGCGGCCGGCGTCCTGGTGCTGCCCGAGGCGGAGGCGGTCGACGTCGCGATCAACGACAACGACCTCCGCATCGACGTCTTCCGGTCGTCGGGGCCTGGTGGTCAGAGCGTCAACACGACCGACTCGGCCGTCCGCATCACGCACCTGCCCACCGGCATCGTCGTGAGCTGCCAGAACGAGAAGAGCCAGCTCCAGAACAAGGAGTCGGCGATGCGCATCCTCCGGTCGCGGCTGCTCCAGGCGGCCCAGGACGCCGCCCACGCCGAGGCGTCCGACGCACGCCGGTCGCAGGTCCGCACGGTCGACCGTTCGGAGCGCATCCGCACTTACAACTTCCCCGAGAACCGCATCTCCGACCACCGCGTGGGCTTCAAGGCGTACAACCTCGACCAGGTGATGGACGGCGCCCTCGACGACGTCGTCACGGCGTGCGTCGAGGCCGATCTCGCTGCCCGTCTCGCCGCGGTCGAGGGCTCTGCGACCGAGGACGGGGCGTGACCGACGTCCGTACGGCGCTGGCGCAGGCCACGCGCCGGTTCGACGCCGCGGGGGTCGCGTCGCCGCGCATCGACGCCGAGCTCCTGCTGGTCCACGTCCTCGGCACGTCACGGACCGGGCTCCTGGTCGTGGACGCGCTCGACGACGCGCAGGCGGCGGCGTACGAGTCGCTCGTCGCCCGGCGCGAGACCCGCGAGCCCCTGCAGCACCTGACCACGACGGCGGCGTTCCGCTACCGGGAGCTGGCGGTCGGGCCCGGCGTGTTCGTGCCACGGCCCGAGACCGAGTCGCTGGTCGACTGGGGGTTGTCCGTGATCGACGCCCTGGAGGTCTCGCACCCGGTCGTCGTCGACCTCGGGACCGGTTCGGGAGCGATCGCCGGCGCGGTCGCGTCGGAGCGTCCGCACGCCCGGGTGCACGCGGTCGAGCTGGGCGAGGCGGCCTTCGCCTACGCCGAGCGCAATCTTTCGGGGCTCGACGTCGACCTTCGGCACGGAGACCTCGCCGACGCGTTCGCCGACCTCGACGGCACGGTCGACCTGGTGCTCTCCAACCCGCCCTACATCCCGCTGACCGCCTGGGAGTCCGTGGCCGTCGAGGCACGCGACCACGACCCGGCCCTCGCGCTCTGGTCGGGCGAGGACGGCCTCGACGCGATGCACGACGTTGCGGCCACCGCCGCGCGGCTGCTGCGTGACGGCGGTGCCGTCGGTGCGGAGCACGCGGACGTGCAGGGGGAGTCGGCGCCGGCGGTGTTCGTCACGAACGGCGCCTTCGACGAGGTGCGCGACCGGCTGGATCTTGCCGGCAGGCCACGGTTCGTGACCGCCCGCCGCGTCCGCCGGTGAGTCCGGCGCTCGTGCCGAGAAGCGGGCTGGCACGATGGCCCCTGTGAGTGAACGGTTCTCCAGCCTCGACCCCGACGAACGCGAGACCGGCCTCGAGGCTGCGCGGGAGGCCCTGCGCGACGGTGCCCTGGTCGTGATGCCGACCGACACGGTGTACGGCATCGCGGCCGACGCCTTCGAGCCGACCGCGGTCGCCGCGCTCCTGTCGGCGAAGGGACGCGGTCGCCACATGCCACCGCCGGTCCTCGTCGCCTCGAACACCACCCTGGACGCCCTCGCCGCGCGGGTCGAGCCGTACGTCCACACGTTGACCGACGCCCTGTGGCCCGGACCTCTCACCGTGATCTGCCGTCAGCAGGAGTCGCTGGTGTGGGACCTCGGGGAGACCCGGGGGACCGTCGCCATCCGGATGCCCGCCGACGAGACGGCCCTCGACCTGCTGCGTCGTACGGGCCCGCTCGCCGTCTCCAGCGCCAACCTCACCGGCCATCCGGCCGCCACCACGATCGAGGAGGCGGAGGAGCAGCTCGGCGACAGCGTCGCCGTCTACCTCGACGGCGGGCCGGCCGGCAGCGGTCTTCCCTCGACGATCGTGGACTGCACCGGCGAGCGTCCGCGGATCGTCCGTACCGGCGCGATCACGGCAACCCGCATCGCCGAGCTCGGGGTCGAGGTCGACTGACCCGTGCGCGAGTACCTCGTCGTCTTCCTGGTCGCCGTCGCGGTCACCTACCTCCTGGCCGTCCTGGCCCGGGAGGGCGCGATGAAGGTCGGGGCGTACGCGCCGGTGCGCGACCGCGACGTCCACGCGGTCCCCATCCCGTACCTGGGTGGGCTGGCCATGCTCTTCGGCCTGCTCGCCGCGTACCTGGTGGCATCGCAGATGCCGTTCCTGTCGCGTTCGGAGGACGCCGTCCTCGCCGATGCGGGCGCGGTGATGGTCGGCGCCTCGGTGATCACTCTCGTCGGGGTGATCGACGACGTGTACGAGCTCGACGCCCTGACGAAGTTCGCGGGCCAGGTCCTCGCCGCCGTCATCACGGTCTCGATGGGCGTCCAGCTCGTCTACCTGCCTCTGCCGGGCTCGACCTGGGCCATCGACCCGATCCAGTCGATCCTCTTCTCGGTCCTCACGATCGTCATCTGCGTCAATGCCGTGAACTTCGTCGACGGCCTCGACGGCCTGGCTGCAGGCGTCGTCGGCATCGGCGCCATCGCGTTCTTCATCTACGCCTTCGTGCTGGTCGCCGAGAACCGGCAGACCAACGCGATCGCCTCGGCCATGCTCTGCGCAGCGCTCGCCGGCGTCTGCGTCGGGATCCTGCCGCACAACTTCAACCCTGCACGCATGTTCATCGGCGACGCGGGCGCGATGCTGATCGGTTTCGTGCTGGCGTGCTCGGCGATCTCGCTGTCCGGCCGGTTCTCGGCGGCGGAGGCGATCCAGGGCCTCGGTGGCGCGGAAGCGTCCCTCTTCCCTGCGCTGCTGCCTCTGCTGCTGCCCTTCGCGGTCCTGCTGGTGCCCTTCGTCGACCTGCTGATGGCCGTCGTACGCCGGACCCGCGCGGGCCGGTCACCGTTCGCACCGGACAAGCTGCACCTGCACCACCGGCTGCTCGAGATCGGGCACTCGCACCGTCGTGCCGTGCTGGCGATGTACATGATCGCCGGGGTCGTCGCCTTCGGCGCCGTAGCCCTCGGGCTCGTCGGCGGATGGCGTGCGGTGATCGGGGTACTGGTGATGGTGGGCGTGACGGCGTTCGTGGTCTTCTGGCTGCCTCGCGTCGGCCGTCCGAGCGGTGCCAATCCGTAGCGCTGCCCCCGGATTTGGGCGCGTCGGAGACCTTGTGCTACTTTTCACAAACATCCACCCCGCACGTTTGGACGGCCGCCCCATGACGACCACCCAGCGATCCGATCGCCACAGCGCTCGCACCACGCGCGTGCTCGTCGGCGTCGCGCTCGCGGCCGGTGCCGTGTGCGTGGTGACGGCCGCTGTCGTCGCTGGATGGCCCGGGGCTCTCGGTGCCCTGATCGGCGCCGGCGTGGTGTTCGCCTTCTTCGGAGCGACCTTCGCCGTGCTCCGGCCGCTGACCCGTCCGGCCACCGGCGGGACGATGCTCGTCGCGCTGATGCTCTACGGCACCAAGATCCTCCTCCTGGTGGCTGCCGCGGTCGTCCTGGCGGAGTCCGGTCTCGTCGGAGACGCGATCGACGGGGGAGCTCTCGGCGTCACCGTCATCGTCTGCACGCTCGTCGTGACGGCCCTCGAGATCGTCGCCGCGACCTCCAGCAGGCGCCCGCTGTACGACCTCGGAACCCCCTCGGACCTGGGGGATGGACGATGAATCAGACGTGCTACCGTTCGGATGGCAATGAGCGACTCCTCACCGTCCCCCACCTCCCACGACCCCTGGGTCGCTGTGGGGAGGATCGGCGGTGGGGTTCTGGTCTACGGAGCCCTCGGCTATCTGTTGGACCTTTGGTGGCACACCTCGTTCATGGTGGTGATCGGCATCGTCCTCGGAGCGGCGCTCGGCATCTACACCGTGTTCGCAGCGTTGCAGGACAAGTCCTGACCACCGAGTCACTCTCCGCCACCATGCCCGACGTACCCGCTACGCCCGTGGATCCACGGTGCGACCGTGCCCAAGATGAGGTGATCGAGTGACCACCGAAGGACGGACCGTCCTCGCCGAGTTCCACCCGCCGGGACCCGCCGACTTCGATCTGCCGCCGATCTTCGGCGACGTCACCAAGCCGATGGTGCTGTACGTGCTGTCGGCCGTGCTGATCTTCGGTCTCTTCTACGCCGCCTCGCGCCGCGCGGCGGTCGTCCCGGGCAAGATGCAGTTCGCCGGTGAGTACGCGTACAACTTCGTGCGCAACAGCATCGCCCGCGACTCGATCGGGTCGCACGACTTCATGAAGTTCGTCCCGTACCTCACGGCACTGTTCTTCCTGATCCTCGTGAACAACTTCTACGGGCTCGTCCCGTTGCTGCAGTTCCCGACGTTCTCGCACTCGGGATACGCCTACGCCCTCGCCGCGCTCACCTGGATCCTCTACAACGGGGTCGGCATCGCGAAGCACGGCTTCCTCGGCTACTTCAAGCTGCAGTCGGTCCCCAGCGGAGTCACCGGCGTGATCCTCGTGCTGATCGTGCCGCTGGAGTTCATGTCGAACATCCTGGTCCGGCCGGTCACGCTGGCACTTCGACTCTTCGCCAACATGTTCGCCGGCCACCTGCTGCTGATCCTCTTCACCCTCGGCGGCAGCTACCTGGTGTTCGACTCGGGCAACCTCTGGTACGCCCCGATCGGTGTCATCGCCTGGATCCTCGCCATCGCGGTGAGCTTCCTCGAGGCGCTGGTCATGTTCCTGCAGGCCTACGTCTTCACCCTGCTGACGGCTCAGTACATCGGCGGCGCGCTCGCCGACGAGCACTGATCCACCAGCTCCACGACCGACAACTTCATACCGCCCCCGTAGCGAACCCACCAAGGTTCACCACAGCGACGCACCTCGCGTCACGACGAAAGGAACAGCCGTGGACGGCTCCCTCAACATGATCGGTTACGGCCTGGCTGCGATCGGCCCGGGCGTCGGCATCGGCCTGATCTTCGCCGCGTACATCAACGGCGTCGCACGTCAGCCCGAGGCGCAGTCGCGCCTGCAGACCATCGCGATCCTCGGCTTCGCGCTCGCCGAGGCGCTGGCGATCATCGGCATCGCGCTCGCGTTCGTCCTCTGACGCACGCCGACGCGTTCCACCGACCATCTTTCGATGACGAGGTCAGCCCATGAGTAGCACCAACCTGGCGGCAGAGGAGCTCAACCCGCTCGTCCCGCACGTCCCCGAGATCATCCTCGGTGTCGTCGTCTTCCTCATCCTGGTCTTCATGATCAGGAAGTTCGTCGTGCCCAACTTCGAGAAGGCCTACGCCGAGCGTACGTCCGCGATCGAGGGCGGCATGAAGGAAGCCGCACAGGCGCAGGAGGAGGCCAAGGCGGCGCTCGAGCAGTACAACGCTCAGCTCGCCGAGGCACGCCACGAGGCCGCGCGGATCCGCGAGGAAGCCCGCGAGCAGGGCGCGCAGATCACGGCCGAGCTCCGTACGCAGGCGCAGGAAGAGGCGCAGCGCATCGTCACGGCCGCGCACCAGCAGATCGAGGCCGAGCGCGCTCAGGCGGTGCAGTCCCTGCGCCGCGAGGTCGGTCAGCTCTCGACCGAGCTGGCCTCGCGCATCGTCGGTGAGTCGCTCGAGGACGAGGCGCGTCAGCGCCGTACGGTCGATCGCTTCATCGTCGACCTCGAGGGTTCGTCGAACGGATCGGCGAACTGATGCGCGGCGTCTCGGCGACCTCGCTCGCCCAGGTCCTGGACACCGTCGGCGGCGTGACCGCGGACGGTGCACAGGGCGTCGCCGTGGGCACGGACGTGTTCGCGGTCGTGGGTGCGCTCGACGCCAACCCGGTGCTTCGCCGGGTCCTGTCCGACCCCGCCACGGAGTCGGACGCGAAGGCAGGTCTCGTCGGCACGCTGTTCGGCGACAAGATCGGCTCGGGCGCCGTCGACGTCGTCGTCGCGGCTGCCCGCGGGCGGTGGAGCGCCGGGCGCGACCTGTCCGACGCGCTCGAGCAGGCCGGTGTCCAGGCGGTCCTCAGCGCCGCCGACAGTGCAGGCTCGCTCGACACGGTCGCCGACACCCTGTTCGCGTTCGCACGCGTCACCACCAGCGACCCCGAGCTGCGTCAGACGCTCAACGACCGGACCGCGTCGGTCGAGGGGCGTCAGGTGCTGGTCTCCCGTCTCCTCGGCGACCAGGCCGACGACGTCGTGCTCGCGCTGGCTCGCCAGGCGGTCGCGTCACGCGGGCGCAGCTACGAGACGGCGATCGCCGCGTTCGCGCAGGACGCCATCGCCCGAGAGGGCCGGCTCCAGGCTCGCGTCGTCTCGGCGTACGCGCTCGGCGACGACGAGAAGCAGCGTTTGGCCGGAGCCTTGGCCCGCAAGTACGGTCGAGACGTGCACGTGGACGTCACCGTGGACCCGAACGTGATCGGCGGCATCTCCGTCGAGATCGCCGGCGAGCGGATCGACTCCACGGTCTCGACCCGCCTCGCAGACGCCCGACGGGCCCTCGCCGGCTGACGATGGCTCCCACAACCCCCTCCCGAGAACTTCCCCAGCACGATCGAGAAGAAGGCAGGCACTGACATGGCGGAGCTCACGATCCGTCCCGACGAGATTCGCGACGCGCTCCAGCAGTTCGTCAGCGACTACAAGCCGCAGGCGACGACCGAGGAGATCGGCACCGTCGCGGAGGCGATGGACGGAATCGCCCGTGTCGAGGGCCTGCCGTCCGCGATGGCCAACGAGCTGCTCGAGTTCGAGGACGGCACGCTCGGCCTCGCCCTGAACCTCGACGTGCGCGAGATCGGCGTGGTCATCCTCGGTGACTTCGCCGGCATCGAGGAGGGCCAGCCGGTCAAGCGGACCGGCCAGGTCCTGTCCGTCCCCGTGGGTGACGGATACCTCGGCCGTGTCGTCGACCCGCTCGGCAACCCGATCGACGGCCTCGGCGAGGTCGAGACCAGCGGGCGTCGTGCGCTCGAGCTCCAGGCGCCCAGCGTCGTCGAGCGCAAGAGCGTGCACGAGCCGATGATGACCGGCATCAAGGCCATCGACTCGATGACCCCGATCGGCCGCGGCCAGCGCCAGCTGATCATCGGTGACCGCCAGACCGGCAAGACCGCCATCGCGATCGACACGATCATCAACCAGAAGCAGGCCTGGGCGAGTGGCGACCCGACGCAGCAGGTCCGCTGCATCTACGTCGCGATCGGCCAGAAGGGCTCGACCATCGCGTCGGTGCGCTCGGCGCTCGAGGAGGCAGGCGCCCTCGAGTACACCTCGATCGTCGCGGCCCCCGCGTCCGACTCTGCCGGCTTCAAGTACCTCGCTCCCTACACCGGCTCGGCCATCGGCCAGCAGTGGATGTACGAGGGCAAGCACGTCCTCATCGTGTTCGACGACCTGAGCAAGCAGGCCGAGGCCTACCGCGCCGTGTCGCTGCTGCTCCGTCGCCCGCCGGGCCGCGAAGCCTACCCGGGTGACGTCTTCTACCTC
Above is a genomic segment from Mumia sp. Pv4-285 containing:
- a CDS encoding F0F1 ATP synthase subunit delta, with amino-acid sequence MRGVSATSLAQVLDTVGGVTADGAQGVAVGTDVFAVVGALDANPVLRRVLSDPATESDAKAGLVGTLFGDKIGSGAVDVVVAAARGRWSAGRDLSDALEQAGVQAVLSAADSAGSLDTVADTLFAFARVTTSDPELRQTLNDRTASVEGRQVLVSRLLGDQADDVVLALARQAVASRGRSYETAIAAFAQDAIAREGRLQARVVSAYALGDDEKQRLAGALARKYGRDVHVDVTVDPNVIGGISVEIAGERIDSTVSTRLADARRALAG
- the atpA gene encoding F0F1 ATP synthase subunit alpha produces the protein MAELTIRPDEIRDALQQFVSDYKPQATTEEIGTVAEAMDGIARVEGLPSAMANELLEFEDGTLGLALNLDVREIGVVILGDFAGIEEGQPVKRTGQVLSVPVGDGYLGRVVDPLGNPIDGLGEVETSGRRALELQAPSVVERKSVHEPMMTGIKAIDSMTPIGRGQRQLIIGDRQTGKTAIAIDTIINQKQAWASGDPTQQVRCIYVAIGQKGSTIASVRSALEEAGALEYTSIVAAPASDSAGFKYLAPYTGSAIGQQWMYEGKHVLIVFDDLSKQAEAYRAVSLLLRRPPGREAYPGDVFYLHSRLLERCAKLSDELGAGSMTGLPIVETKANDVSAYIPTNVISITDGQIFLQSDLFNANQRPAVDVGISVSRVGGSAMLKSMKAVTGSIKVELAQYRAMEAFAMFASDLDAASKQQLARGERLMALFKQGQYQPFPVEEQVVSLWTGTTGKLDPVPVEDVSRFESEFLDYLRRSEPGILDSIRETSKFGDDTASSLESAYDTFTDQFETSTGGSIKPGKEEHEALADEDVSQEQIVAQKRG